From Oryctolagus cuniculus chromosome 17, mOryCun1.1, whole genome shotgun sequence, a single genomic window includes:
- the PITPNM3 gene encoding membrane-associated phosphatidylinositol transfer protein 3 isoform X1: MAKAGGAGGPTPGGGAPWHLRNVLSDSVESSDDEFFDAREDMAEGKNAILLGMSQWNSNDLVEQIETMGKLDEHQGDGPAPCTSSVLQEKQRELYRVSLRRQKFPAQGSIEIHEDSEEGCPQRSCRTHVLLLVLHGGNILDTGAGDPACKAADIRTFGSVLEKVTRAHFPAALGHILIKLVPCPAICSEAFSLVSNLNPYSHDEGCLSHSQDHVPLAALPLLAISSPQYQDAVATVIERANQVYTEFLRSADGVGFSGQVCLIGDCVGGLLAFDAICYSAGPSGDSPGSSSRKGSISSTQDAPGAVDEDCSLAGSKRRSKSNIDLSSGAEAAEPKRPLPRKQSDSSTYDCEAITQHHAFLSSIHSSVLKDEAELPAARAPPLPEVSLGRFDFDVSDFFLFGSPLGLVLAMRRTVLPGLDGFQVRPACSQVYSFFHCADPSASRLEPLLEPKFHLVPPVSVPRYQRFPLGDGQSLLLADALHTHSPLFLEGSSQDGPPLLEGPASPPQAPRFQRPGRRQSEDSSQSDSSASSDSLAPVGASRITAAWWGTKRIDYALYCPDALTAFPTVALPHLFHASYWESTDVVAFILRQVMRYETVSVKESAGLDPAALSPANPREKWLRRRTQVKLRNVTANHRANDVIAAEDGPQVLVGRFMYGPLDMVALTGEKVDILVMAEPSSGRWVHLDTEITNSSGRITYSVPRPRRLGVGVYPVKMVVRGDQSCAMSYLTVLPRGMECVVFSIDGSFAASVSIMGSDPKVRPGAVDVVRHWQDLGYMILYITGRPDMQKQRVVSWLSQHNFPQGMIFFSDGLVHDPLRQKALFLRNLMQECFIKISAAYGSTKDISVYSVLGLPASQIFIVGRPTKKYQTQCQFLSEGYAAHLAALEAGHRSRAKKSSTRMVLRKGSFGLHAQPEFLRKRTHLRRTMSVQQPDPPAVNPKPERAQSQPESDKDHERPLPALSWARGPPKFESVP, translated from the exons GAGAGCTGTACCGGGTTTCCTTGAGAAGGCAGAAGTTCCCGGCCCAGGGCAGCATCGAGATCCATGAGGACAGCGAG GAAGGCTGCCCGCAGCGCTCCTGCAGGACCCACGTGCTCCTGCTGGTGTTGCACGGCGGCAACATCCTGGACACGGGCGCCGGGGACCCCGCGTGCAAGGCCGCTGACATCCGCACCTTCGGCTCCGTGCTGGAGAAGGTCACGCGCGCCCACTTCCCCGCGGCCCTGGGCCACATCCTCATCAAGCTCGTGCCCTGCCCGGCCATCTGCTCCGAGGCCTTCTCGCTCGTCTCTAA CCTGAACCCCTACAGCCACGACGAGGGCTGCCTCAGCCACAGCCAGGACCATGTCCCTCTGGCCGCCCTGCCCCTGTTGGCCATCTCCTCCCCGCAGTACCAGGATGCTGTCGCCACTGTCATCGAGCGAGCCAACCAGGTGTACACGGAGTTCCTCAGGTCCGCTGACGGCGTTGGCTTCAGTGGGCAG GTGTGTCTCATCGGGGACTGTGTGGGCGGCCTCCTGGCCTTCGACGCCATCTGCTACAGCGCGGGGCCCTCGGGGGACAGTCCCGGCAGCAGCAGCCGCAAGGGGAGCATCAGCAGCACGCAG GACGCCCCGGGGGCGGTGGACGAGGACTGCAGCCTGGCCGGCAGCAAGCGGCGCAGCAAGAGCAACATTGACCTGTCCAGCGGGGCGGAGGCCGCTGAGCCCAAGAGGCCGCTGCCGCGGAAGCAGAGCGACTCCTCCACCTACGACTGCGAGGCCATCACCCAGCACCACGCCTTCCTCTCCAG CATCCACTCCAGTGTGCTGAAAGACGAGGCCGAGCTCCCCGCCGCCAGGGCGCCCCCGCTGCCCGAGGTCAGCCTGGGCCGCTTCGACTTCGACGTGTCCGACTTCTTCCTCTTCGGCTCACCCCTCGGCCTGGTCCTGGCCATGCGGAGGACGGTGCTGCCCGGGCTGGATG gtTTCCAGGTGCGGCCCGCCTGCAGCCAGGTCTACAGCTTCTTCCACTGCGCAGACCCGTCCGCCTCGCGGCTGGAGCCGCTGTTGGAGCCCAAGTTCCACCTGGTGCCCCCCGTCAGCGTGCCCCGCTACCAGAGGTTCCCCTTGGGCGACGGACAGTCCCTCCTCCTCG ctgatgccctGCACACCCACAGCCCCCTCTTCCTGGAGGGCAGCTCCCAGGACGGCCCGCCGCTTCTGGAAGGGCCCGCGTCGCCCCCTCAGGCCCCGAGGTTCCAGCGCCCGGGAAGGAGGCAGAGTGAGGACAGCTCCCAGAGTGACAGCTCCGCGTCCTCCGACAGCCTGGCACCCGTGGGCGCCTCCCGCA TCACGGCCGCATGGTGGGGCACCAAGAGGATCGACTACGCGCTGTACTGCCCCGACGCCCTTACCGCCTTCCCCACGGTGGCCTTGCCAcacctcttccatgccagctacTGGGAGTCCACCGACGTGGTGGCCTTCATCCTGCGCCAG GTGATGCGCTATGAGACCGTGAGTGTCAAGGAGAGCGCTGGCCTGGACCCCGCGGCCCTGAGCCCCGCCAACCCTCGGGAGAAGTGGCTTCGCAGGCGGACCCAGGTCAAGCTACGG AACGTCACTGCCAATCACCGGGCCAATGACGTCATTGCTGCGGAAGACGGCCCCCAGGTCCTGGTGGGGCGGTTCATGTATGGGCCTCTGGACATGGTGGCACTGACTGGAGAGAAG GTGGACATCCTGGTGATGGCAGAGCCGTCCTCGGGCCGCTGGGTACACTTGGACACGGAGATCACCAACAGCAGTGGCCGCATCACGTATAGCGTGCCGCGGCCCCGACGCCTGGGGGTCGGAGTGTACCCCGTGAAGATGGTGGTCAG GggcgaccagagctgtgccatgaGCTACCTCACGGTGCTGCCCCGGGGCATGGAATGCGTGGTGTTCAGCATCGACGGCTCCTTCGCCGCCAGCGtgtccatcatgggaagtgaccCCAAGGTGCGGCCAGGGGCAGTAGACGTAGTCCG GCACTGGCAGGACCTGGGCTACATGATCCTGTACATCACGGGGCGGCCGGACATGCAGAAGCAGCGGGTGGTGTCGTGGCTGTCCCAGCACAACTTCCCACAGGGCATGATCTTCTTCTCGGACGGGCTGGTGCATGACCCGCTGCGGCAGAAGGCGCTCTTCCTGCGCAACCTCATGCAGGAG TGCTTCATCAAGATCAGTGCTGCCTATGGCTCCACAAAGGACATCTCCGTCTACAGCGTGctgggcctgcctgcctcccagatcTTCATTGTGGGCCGGCCTACCAAGAAGTACCAGACCCAGTGCCAG TTCCTGAGCGAGGGCTATGCCGCGCACCTGGCGGCACTGGAGGCCGGACACCGCTCGCGCGCCAAGAAGAGCAGCACGCGGATGGTGCTGCGGAAGGGCAGCTTCGGCCTGCACGCGCAGCCCGAGTTCCTGCGGAAGCGCACGCACCTGCGCCGGACCATGTCCGTGCAGCAGCCCGACCCGCCCGCCGTCAACCCCAAGCCCGAGCGGGCCCAGAGCCAGCCCGAGTCCGACAAGGACCACGAGCGGCCGCTGCCCGCGCTCAGCTGGGCGCGTGGGCCCCCCAAGTTTGAGTCGGTGCCCTGA
- the PIMREG gene encoding protein PIMREG produces the protein MACRWSVRRRSLLEEEQPEEETTTPAAAGQQDASAGALGSLRRQFQRRLPLRAVSLNLGAGPSWKRLGTPEPEQQGLQAAARSAKSALGAMSQRIQESCQSGTKWLVETQVKARRRRRGAQTGDGSPPHTLSQKSTRLSSTTHPALGSRERGYRRLSAQTGPRAHLLRRPRRDAAFQRSPYSSTEPLCSPSESDSDLEPAGAGIQLLQKLSQKLDKAIVAEDSGDMTVSLLRN, from the exons ATGGCCTGTCGGTGGTCGGTGCGCCGGAGATCGctgctggaggaggagcagccggaggAGGAAACCACCACGCCGGCCGCAGCCGGCCAGCAGGATGCGTCCGCGGGGGCCCTGGGCTCCCTACGCAGACAGTTCCAAAGAAGGCTGCCCCTGAGAGCGGTCAGCCTCAACCTTGGGGCGGGCCCTTCATGGAAACGCCTGGGAACTCCGGAACCAGAGCAGCAAGGCCTCCAGGCGGCAGCTCGATCAGCCAAGAGCGCCCTGGGGGCCATGTCTCAG AGGATCCAGGAGTCCTGCCAGAGTGGCACCAAGTGGCTGGTGGAGAcgcaggtgaaagccaggaggaggaggagaggggcgcAGACGGGTGATGGCTCCCCCCCGCACACCCTGAGCCAGAAGAGCACCCGGCTGTCGAGCACCACCCACCCAGCGCTGGGCTCCCGGGAGCGGGGGTATCGCCGCCTCTCGGCCCAGACAGGCCCCCGTGCCCACCTGCTGCGGCGGCCAAGGAGGGATGCTGCCTTCCAGAGGAGCCCCTACTCTTCCACAGAgcccctctgctctcccag TGAGTCTGACAGTGACCTTGAGCCTGCAGGGGCAGGAATTCAGCTCCTTCAGAAGTTGTCCCAGAAGCTGGATAAAGCCATAGTGGCTGAAGACAG TGGCGACATGACCGTCTCTCTCCTCCGCAACTAA
- the PITPNM3 gene encoding membrane-associated phosphatidylinositol transfer protein 3 isoform X2, with product MAEGKNAILLGMSQWNSNDLVEQIETMGKLDEHQGDGPAPCTSSVLQEKQRELYRVSLRRQKFPAQGSIEIHEDSEEGCPQRSCRTHVLLLVLHGGNILDTGAGDPACKAADIRTFGSVLEKVTRAHFPAALGHILIKLVPCPAICSEAFSLVSNLNPYSHDEGCLSHSQDHVPLAALPLLAISSPQYQDAVATVIERANQVYTEFLRSADGVGFSGQVCLIGDCVGGLLAFDAICYSAGPSGDSPGSSSRKGSISSTQDAPGAVDEDCSLAGSKRRSKSNIDLSSGAEAAEPKRPLPRKQSDSSTYDCEAITQHHAFLSSIHSSVLKDEAELPAARAPPLPEVSLGRFDFDVSDFFLFGSPLGLVLAMRRTVLPGLDGFQVRPACSQVYSFFHCADPSASRLEPLLEPKFHLVPPVSVPRYQRFPLGDGQSLLLADALHTHSPLFLEGSSQDGPPLLEGPASPPQAPRFQRPGRRQSEDSSQSDSSASSDSLAPVGASRITAAWWGTKRIDYALYCPDALTAFPTVALPHLFHASYWESTDVVAFILRQVMRYETVSVKESAGLDPAALSPANPREKWLRRRTQVKLRNVTANHRANDVIAAEDGPQVLVGRFMYGPLDMVALTGEKVDILVMAEPSSGRWVHLDTEITNSSGRITYSVPRPRRLGVGVYPVKMVVRGDQSCAMSYLTVLPRGMECVVFSIDGSFAASVSIMGSDPKVRPGAVDVVRHWQDLGYMILYITGRPDMQKQRVVSWLSQHNFPQGMIFFSDGLVHDPLRQKALFLRNLMQECFIKISAAYGSTKDISVYSVLGLPASQIFIVGRPTKKYQTQCQFLSEGYAAHLAALEAGHRSRAKKSSTRMVLRKGSFGLHAQPEFLRKRTHLRRTMSVQQPDPPAVNPKPERAQSQPESDKDHERPLPALSWARGPPKFESVP from the exons GAGAGCTGTACCGGGTTTCCTTGAGAAGGCAGAAGTTCCCGGCCCAGGGCAGCATCGAGATCCATGAGGACAGCGAG GAAGGCTGCCCGCAGCGCTCCTGCAGGACCCACGTGCTCCTGCTGGTGTTGCACGGCGGCAACATCCTGGACACGGGCGCCGGGGACCCCGCGTGCAAGGCCGCTGACATCCGCACCTTCGGCTCCGTGCTGGAGAAGGTCACGCGCGCCCACTTCCCCGCGGCCCTGGGCCACATCCTCATCAAGCTCGTGCCCTGCCCGGCCATCTGCTCCGAGGCCTTCTCGCTCGTCTCTAA CCTGAACCCCTACAGCCACGACGAGGGCTGCCTCAGCCACAGCCAGGACCATGTCCCTCTGGCCGCCCTGCCCCTGTTGGCCATCTCCTCCCCGCAGTACCAGGATGCTGTCGCCACTGTCATCGAGCGAGCCAACCAGGTGTACACGGAGTTCCTCAGGTCCGCTGACGGCGTTGGCTTCAGTGGGCAG GTGTGTCTCATCGGGGACTGTGTGGGCGGCCTCCTGGCCTTCGACGCCATCTGCTACAGCGCGGGGCCCTCGGGGGACAGTCCCGGCAGCAGCAGCCGCAAGGGGAGCATCAGCAGCACGCAG GACGCCCCGGGGGCGGTGGACGAGGACTGCAGCCTGGCCGGCAGCAAGCGGCGCAGCAAGAGCAACATTGACCTGTCCAGCGGGGCGGAGGCCGCTGAGCCCAAGAGGCCGCTGCCGCGGAAGCAGAGCGACTCCTCCACCTACGACTGCGAGGCCATCACCCAGCACCACGCCTTCCTCTCCAG CATCCACTCCAGTGTGCTGAAAGACGAGGCCGAGCTCCCCGCCGCCAGGGCGCCCCCGCTGCCCGAGGTCAGCCTGGGCCGCTTCGACTTCGACGTGTCCGACTTCTTCCTCTTCGGCTCACCCCTCGGCCTGGTCCTGGCCATGCGGAGGACGGTGCTGCCCGGGCTGGATG gtTTCCAGGTGCGGCCCGCCTGCAGCCAGGTCTACAGCTTCTTCCACTGCGCAGACCCGTCCGCCTCGCGGCTGGAGCCGCTGTTGGAGCCCAAGTTCCACCTGGTGCCCCCCGTCAGCGTGCCCCGCTACCAGAGGTTCCCCTTGGGCGACGGACAGTCCCTCCTCCTCG ctgatgccctGCACACCCACAGCCCCCTCTTCCTGGAGGGCAGCTCCCAGGACGGCCCGCCGCTTCTGGAAGGGCCCGCGTCGCCCCCTCAGGCCCCGAGGTTCCAGCGCCCGGGAAGGAGGCAGAGTGAGGACAGCTCCCAGAGTGACAGCTCCGCGTCCTCCGACAGCCTGGCACCCGTGGGCGCCTCCCGCA TCACGGCCGCATGGTGGGGCACCAAGAGGATCGACTACGCGCTGTACTGCCCCGACGCCCTTACCGCCTTCCCCACGGTGGCCTTGCCAcacctcttccatgccagctacTGGGAGTCCACCGACGTGGTGGCCTTCATCCTGCGCCAG GTGATGCGCTATGAGACCGTGAGTGTCAAGGAGAGCGCTGGCCTGGACCCCGCGGCCCTGAGCCCCGCCAACCCTCGGGAGAAGTGGCTTCGCAGGCGGACCCAGGTCAAGCTACGG AACGTCACTGCCAATCACCGGGCCAATGACGTCATTGCTGCGGAAGACGGCCCCCAGGTCCTGGTGGGGCGGTTCATGTATGGGCCTCTGGACATGGTGGCACTGACTGGAGAGAAG GTGGACATCCTGGTGATGGCAGAGCCGTCCTCGGGCCGCTGGGTACACTTGGACACGGAGATCACCAACAGCAGTGGCCGCATCACGTATAGCGTGCCGCGGCCCCGACGCCTGGGGGTCGGAGTGTACCCCGTGAAGATGGTGGTCAG GggcgaccagagctgtgccatgaGCTACCTCACGGTGCTGCCCCGGGGCATGGAATGCGTGGTGTTCAGCATCGACGGCTCCTTCGCCGCCAGCGtgtccatcatgggaagtgaccCCAAGGTGCGGCCAGGGGCAGTAGACGTAGTCCG GCACTGGCAGGACCTGGGCTACATGATCCTGTACATCACGGGGCGGCCGGACATGCAGAAGCAGCGGGTGGTGTCGTGGCTGTCCCAGCACAACTTCCCACAGGGCATGATCTTCTTCTCGGACGGGCTGGTGCATGACCCGCTGCGGCAGAAGGCGCTCTTCCTGCGCAACCTCATGCAGGAG TGCTTCATCAAGATCAGTGCTGCCTATGGCTCCACAAAGGACATCTCCGTCTACAGCGTGctgggcctgcctgcctcccagatcTTCATTGTGGGCCGGCCTACCAAGAAGTACCAGACCCAGTGCCAG TTCCTGAGCGAGGGCTATGCCGCGCACCTGGCGGCACTGGAGGCCGGACACCGCTCGCGCGCCAAGAAGAGCAGCACGCGGATGGTGCTGCGGAAGGGCAGCTTCGGCCTGCACGCGCAGCCCGAGTTCCTGCGGAAGCGCACGCACCTGCGCCGGACCATGTCCGTGCAGCAGCCCGACCCGCCCGCCGTCAACCCCAAGCCCGAGCGGGCCCAGAGCCAGCCCGAGTCCGACAAGGACCACGAGCGGCCGCTGCCCGCGCTCAGCTGGGCGCGTGGGCCCCCCAAGTTTGAGTCGGTGCCCTGA